A region of Athene noctua chromosome 10, bAthNoc1.hap1.1, whole genome shotgun sequence DNA encodes the following proteins:
- the LOC141964185 gene encoding histone-lysine N-methyltransferase SETMAR, producing the protein MAELSGGLEPVAVGLWPPGEAPPAFQYSPDNVAGADRDIDPTEITFPGCSCLTSSCVVHVCSCLRHGENYNGLCLRPTEQEEYARPVFECNAMCRCGESCQNRVVQRGLQFRLEVFKTEKKGWGLRTLEFIAKGRFVCEYAGEVLGFNEARRRIQAQTSEDSNYIIAVREHLHSGQIMETFVDPTYIGNVGRFLNHSCEPNLFMVPVRVDSMVPKLALFAATDISAGEELSYDYSGRFHNLPITKREQQSLEEDNRLRKPCYCGSRTCASFLPWDSSLFSTPDACSGSSPELFSPKA; encoded by the exons ATGGCGGAGCTGAGCGGCGGGCTGGAGCCGGTGGCCGTGGGCTTGTGGCCGCCTGGGGAGGCCCCGCCGGCCTTTCAG TATAGCCCAGACAACGTGGCTGGAGCAGACAGAGACATTGACCCCACGGAAATCACCTTTCCAGGCTGTTCTTGTCTTACCAGCTCCTGTGTGGTTCACGTGTGCTCATGTCTTCGCCACGGTGAAAATTACAATGGTTTGTGCCTCAGGCCTACAGAGCAAGAGGAGTACGCCAGGCCTGTTTTTGAGTGCAATGCCATGTGCCGGTGTGGTGAATCCTGCCAAAACAGGGTTGTTCAGAGGGGTTTGCAATTCAGACTTGAAGTATTCAAGACTGAGAAGAAAGGGTGGGGTCTGCGCACTCTGGAATTCATAGCTAAAGGAAGATTTGTTTGTGAATATGCTGGTGAAGTTTTAGGCTTTAATGAGGCACGTAGAAGAATTCAGGCCCAGACATCAGAGGATTCGAACTATATTATAGCGGTGAGGGAACACCTCCATAGTGGTCAGATAATGGAGACTTTTGTCGACCCCACATACATTGGTAACGTAGGCAGGTTCCTGAATCATTCCTGTGAACCAAATTTATTTATGGTGCCAGTTCGAGTTGACTCAATGGTGCCTAAACTGGCACTTTTTGCAGCCACTGATATTTCTGCTGGAGAAGAACTTTCATATGATTATTCTGGAAGATTCCATAATCTACCAATAACTAAAAGAGAACAACAATCTTTAGAGGAAGATAACAGATTGAGAAAACCTTGCTACTGTGGTTCTCGCACATGTGCTTCCTTCTTACCTTGGGACAGCTCCCTCTTTTCCACACCAGACGCCTGTTCAGGGAGCTCTCCAGAGCTTTTCAGCCCCAAAGCATAG